In a single window of the Leopardus geoffroyi isolate Oge1 chromosome D2, O.geoffroyi_Oge1_pat1.0, whole genome shotgun sequence genome:
- the MSS51 gene encoding putative protein MSS51 homolog, mitochondrial, with product MAPRSRQRRHKKPPSSVAPMVVTPSTVVTPVPLTLSKPDPSIDALGFFSLENNVPGLSQLILQKLSMKSYEEYKLVLDGGASVSGFGFRCPQEMFQKMEDTFRFCAHCRALPSGLSDSKVLRQCKRCRNVYYCDPECQRSDWPAHRKVCQELRLVAVDRLMEWLLVTGAFVLPSGPWPCLAEAVQGWDTWFSMRHLQLDATLDAVLGSHAMTTLWASVGRPRPDPDVLQGSLKRLLTDALSRPLTLGLGLRALGINVGKIGGSTVHVVGASHVETFLTRPEDYDELGYMFPGHLGLRVIMVGIDVSAGFTQNPSTPILEPGTVQLNGHRGLYHDFWEEEVETGRIAHPDLVVTFHPGFHASPDLMEAWLPTLLLLRDYEIPTLITVYSHQELAASLQILVDLDTNITAYGANPFASLKPEQAYSNPNKQPVYCNAYYIIFLGSSCQLDRRQLEEKVDGGV from the exons ATGGCTCCAAGATCTCGGCAGCGAAGGCACAAGAAACCCCCTTCATCAGTGGCTCCCATGGTTGTGACCCCATCCACAGTTGTGACCCCTGTGCCTCTGACCCTCTCAAAACCTGACCCTAGCATTGATGCGCTTGGCTTCTTCTCCTTGGAAAATAATGTTCCTGGCCTATCTCAGCTAATCCTTCAAAAGCTAAGCATGAAAAGCTATGAAGAATACAA GTTGGTGCTAGATGGGGGTGCTTCTGTATCAGGCTTTGGATTTCGATGCCCTCAAGAAATGTTCCAGAAGATGGAGGACACATTCCGATTCTGTGCTCACTGTAGAGCTCTCCCTAGTGGTCTTTCAGACTCCAAGGTCTTACGGCAGTGCAAAAG GTGCAGAAATGTCTATTACTGTGATCCAGAGTGCCAGAGGTCAGACTGGCCAGCACACAGGAAGGTTTGTCAAGAGCTGCGTCTTGTAGCTGTGGACCGTCTCATGGAATGGCTCCTAGTCACAG GTGCTTTTGTCCTACCTTCAGGGCCTTGGCCATGCCTGGCTGAAGCTGTACAGGGCTGGGATACCTGGTTTTCTATGCGGCATTTACAGCTAGATGCTACACTGGATGCTGTGCTAGGTAGTCATGCCATGACCACCCTGTGGGCCAGCGTAGGACGGCCAAGGCCAGACCCAGATGTCTTGCAGGGCTCTTTGAAGCGGCTGCTGACAGATGCCCTCTCACGACCCTTGACACTGGGCCTTGGGCTTCGGGCCTTGGGGATAAATGTTGGGAAGATTGGGGGAAGCACAGTGCACGTGGTTGGTGCTTCCCACGTGGAGACATTCCTCACTCGCCCTGAGGACTATGATGAGCTTGGCTACATGTTTCCTGGACACCTTGGCCTCCGTGTGATCATGGTGGGTATAGACGTATCTGCTGGCTTTACACAGAACCCCTCAACTCCCATCCTGGAACCTGGCACAGTTCAGCTTAATGGCCATAGAGGCCTCTATCATGACTTCTGGGAGGAGGAGGTAGAGACTGGGCGGATAGCCCATCCAGATTTGGTGGTGACATTCCATCCAG GTTTCCATGCTTCCCCAGACTTAATGGAGGCTTGGCTGCCCACCCTCTTGCTACTTCGTGATTATGAGATCCCTACATTGATCACTGTTTACAG CCATCAGGAATTGGCAGCCTCATTACAGATTCTGGTGGACTTGGATACAAACATCACCGCCTATGGAGCTAATCCTTTTGCATCCCTCAAACCTGAACAGGCCTATTCCAACCCCAA